In Elaeis guineensis isolate ETL-2024a chromosome 1, EG11, whole genome shotgun sequence, a genomic segment contains:
- the LOC105038033 gene encoding protein LIKE COV 2 produces the protein MAEEKESTSVPLSQAVDPEDPAKTPPTSPNSSTRKACCAVLQSWVSRKFMTGCVVLFPVAVTFFITWWFIQFVDGFFSPLYAKLGVDIFGLGFLTSLLFVFLVGIFVSSWLGATIFWLGEWFIKRMPLVRHIYSASKQISTAISSDQNAAAFKEVAIIRHPRVGEYAFGFITSSVILQSDKGDEELCSVYVPTNHLYIGDIFLVNSEEIIRPNLSIREGIEIIVSGGMTMPQMIAPLEQIPRKNQSIRLNRIP, from the exons ATGGCGGAAGAGAAGGAATCCACGTCGGTCCCGCTGAGCCAGGCGGTCGATCCCGAGGACCCCGCCAAAACGCCGCCCACTTCGCCCAATTCCTCCACTCGGAAG GCCTGCTGTGCTGTTCTCCAGAGCTGGGTCTCAAGAAAGTTTATGACTGGATG TGTGGTTCTTTTTCCTGTAGCTGTTACGTTTTTCATCACGTGGTGGTTCATTCAGTTTGTTGATGGTTTCTTCAGTCCATTATATGCCAAGCTTGGTGTCGACATATTTG GCCTTGGATTTTTGACATCTCTACTATTTGTATTTCTTGTTGGCATTTTTGTTTCATCATGGTTGGGTGCCACCATTTTCTGGCTTGGAGAGTGGTTTATAAAGAGAATGCCACTTGTAAGGCACATTTATTCAGCATCAAAACAAATCAGTACTGCCATTTCTTCAG ATCAAAATGCTGCAGCTTTTAAAGAGGTTGCAATTATTCGTCATCCACGTGTCGGTGAATATGCATTTGGTTTCATCACATCATCGGTGATCCTTCAG AGtgataaaggtgatgaagaaTTATGCAGTGTTTATGTCCCAACAAACCATCTATATATTGGAGATATATTTTTAGTTAACTCTGAAGAGATCATTAGACCAAATCTGTCTATTCGGGAAGGAATAG AGATCATTGTTTCTGGGGGGATGACAATGCCTCAAATGATTGCTCCTCTAGAACAGATACCACGCAAGAATCAGAGCATTCGCTTAAACAGGATTCCATAG